The genomic DNA ATTGGATTCAAAGAGCATGTTGAATACATTATCAATCCGCCGGGTTTTAATGCCATATAAGCCGATGCAAGAAGTGAATATTGTCTGATAGCCAATCTCTCACTTTTTTTCAGTGACCATTCAAAAATATCTTTTGCACTTTCAATTAAATGACGTTCCCCAGAGCAAGGAGCATCTAAAAGAATTTTATCAAAGGTTTCAGGCATTTTTAAACCGTAAAACTGGGCATCCCAGCCTTTAACCCAAATAGAATCTCTTTTTTCACGAGAGATGTAATTTTTCACTACTTTTATCAATCTATCCCTTCGCGCCTCTGATAACTCATTAAGTATCAGTTCACCATGGGAAAAAACTTTTTCGGCAAGAATAAGCCCCTTTCCCCCTGGCGCCGCACACATGTCTAAAACTTTATCCGATCCAGATAGAGGAAAATGCTCTGCTGCTAAATAACTTGCAGGATCCATGATGTAATAATCAAGAAGGTGACAATCATCTCTTATTATTTCTTTATGATTTTTCTGAAAAGAATCAGACAACCAATAAACACCCTCTTTAATTTTTTCCAAATCAAAATCATTTTTAGCTGTGCTAAATTGATTTTTTCGTAATACTTGTTTTTCTTTTTTCTGCAAGGATTCCCAAATGAGTGCCCACCGAGAACCATAGATGCCTTCAAAGTAATTGTGGAAATTTGAAAAAATAAAGTCTCCTAATTGATATCTAATTAAATAATTCTATAGTGGTGGAAAAGTACAAATAAATTCAGATCCCTGACCCAGTTGACTTTTTAATTCTACTTTACCGTTGTGAGAAATCATAATGTGCTTCACAATGGCTAGGCCCAAACCCGTCCCGCCCTGATCTCTAGATCGGCCTTTGTCTACTCGATAAAATCTTTCAAACAACCGATCATGGTGTTCTTGTTGAATTCCAGGTCCATCATCAATAACTCTAAGAAGGGTATTTCCCTCCACGTCCTTTTCC from Deltaproteobacteria bacterium includes the following:
- a CDS encoding RsmB/NOP family class I SAM-dependent RNA methyltransferase; translated protein: MQKKEKQVLRKNQFSTAKNDFDLEKIKEGVYWLSDSFQKNHKEIIRDDCHLLDYYIMDPASYLAAEHFPLSGSDKVLDMCAAPGGKGLILAEKVFSHGELILNELSEARRDRLIKVVKNYISREKRDSIWVKGWDAQFYGLKMPETFDKILLDAPCSGERHLIESAKDIFEWSLKKSERLAIRQYSLLASAYMALKPGGLIMYSTCSLNPIENDKIILKLIKKKKKVKTVKIKWQFEHLIPEETEFGYIFLPDKFSFGPIYLSLCEKEVF